One window of Anaerolineales bacterium genomic DNA carries:
- a CDS encoding DegV family protein: MTIIVADTTCGLPRDLLVKRGIPTVPQVVIFGEESFHDDKDLDTAAFLQKLKASKTLPKTAAPEPPLYFPIFEKAKEKGESVVVVAPTGKASGTVRSAQTAAQEYPGVDIRVVDSLTISCNLGSLVLLADDMAKAGKSADEIVAKLNEMIPRGRIYFLVDTLEYLAKGGRIGGAKRLVAELLEVKPILQVKDGQVEAFEQQRTKKRALARLVEVVTEQCPGGESAHLCVLQVEAEKEAEALVEELKSKVNVPHIPIYELPPAIVVHAGPRAMGVGFFI; the protein is encoded by the coding sequence ATGACAATCATCGTCGCCGATACCACCTGCGGCTTGCCGCGCGACCTGCTCGTCAAACGAGGGATTCCGACCGTCCCGCAGGTTGTGATCTTTGGGGAAGAGTCCTTCCATGACGACAAGGACCTCGACACCGCGGCATTTCTTCAAAAACTCAAAGCCTCGAAAACGCTTCCGAAAACCGCCGCGCCCGAGCCGCCTTTGTATTTTCCCATCTTCGAAAAAGCGAAAGAGAAGGGAGAAAGCGTCGTTGTAGTAGCCCCGACGGGAAAAGCCAGCGGGACGGTGCGTTCGGCGCAGACGGCGGCGCAGGAATATCCGGGTGTGGATATTCGCGTCGTGGACTCACTGACCATCTCATGCAACCTCGGTTCGCTCGTGCTGTTGGCAGACGACATGGCAAAGGCTGGGAAATCTGCCGATGAGATCGTGGCAAAGCTCAATGAGATGATTCCACGCGGACGAATCTATTTTCTGGTCGATACGCTTGAATATCTCGCAAAAGGCGGGCGCATCGGCGGGGCAAAGCGGCTTGTGGCTGAGTTGTTGGAGGTCAAGCCGATATTGCAGGTGAAGGATGGACAGGTGGAGGCGTTCGAGCAGCAAAGGACAAAGAAACGCGCCCTTGCCCGGCTCGTGGAGGTGGTGACCGAACAATGTCCCGGCGGGGAGTCGGCTCACTTGTGTGTGTTACAGGTCGAGGCGGAGAAAGAAGCGGAGGCTCTCGTCGAGGAATTGAAATCGAAGGTCAATGTCCCGCACATTCCCATCTATGAATTGCCGCCCGCCATCGTCGTTCATGCCGGTCCGCGCGCAATGGGAGTGGGATTTTTTATATAA
- a CDS encoding WYL domain-containing protein has product MLELSNTRFAFLDIETTGLSPWFGDRICQVAVIVTEGKRIKRTLDLLIDPERELSPSAVHVNGLDGESLKGRPRFENVADEIGMALSEGVVVCHNARFDIQFLDNEYRKLGRVIELPNLIDTLLLAREYFDLPSYSLGHLARDFQLTTYIQGSRAFADAVTMKNLFFAMADSLKTVDRSLDDLIGIYNSPAWPAEGIYLPTELSEAIYSNKNLFIQYIDKEGEISERWVTPKEVIGLSDYLYLQAYCHTREAERTFRLDRIMKFEAGD; this is encoded by the coding sequence ATGCTTGAACTTTCCAACACGCGATTCGCATTTTTGGATATCGAAACCACCGGGCTTTCCCCCTGGTTCGGAGATCGCATCTGCCAGGTGGCTGTGATCGTCACCGAAGGGAAACGCATCAAACGGACCCTCGACCTGCTCATCGACCCCGAGCGGGAACTTTCGCCGTCTGCGGTTCACGTCAATGGGCTGGATGGCGAATCATTGAAAGGCAGGCCCCGTTTTGAAAACGTCGCTGACGAGATCGGCATGGCATTGAGCGAAGGGGTCGTCGTCTGCCATAACGCCAGGTTCGATATCCAATTCCTCGACAACGAGTATCGGAAACTGGGCCGCGTCATTGAACTCCCCAACCTGATCGACACGCTCCTGCTGGCGCGCGAGTATTTTGATTTGCCGTCTTATAGCCTGGGTCATCTCGCGCGGGATTTTCAACTCACCACTTATATTCAGGGCTCGCGCGCCTTTGCCGATGCCGTTACCATGAAGAATCTTTTCTTCGCCATGGCGGATTCGCTCAAAACCGTCGACAGGTCCCTGGACGACTTGATCGGAATATACAACTCGCCCGCCTGGCCAGCGGAGGGCATTTACCTCCCCACCGAGTTGAGTGAAGCCATTTACAGCAATAAAAACCTCTTCATTCAATACATCGACAAGGAAGGCGAAATATCCGAACGCTGGGTCACACCGAAAGAGGTCATCGGGTTGTCCGACTACCTCTACCTGCAAGCATACTGCCATACACGCGAAGCCGAGCGCACCTTTCGCCTCGATCGAATCATGAAATTTGAAGCGGGGGATTGA
- a CDS encoding ATP-grasp domain-containing protein has protein sequence MYICVLTSTPDADDIPYDPSHYMNGYRWKQHLVAPAQLEKQIKQLMSEGVDVFVNLCDGTPDDAVSGIALVKTLEKLNAAFTGADSKFFDPTRDEMKNAARRVSVPTPSWAFANRAEDAEKIAKKLKFPMLIKPPHGYASVGIRRNSRVVNVEELREQLKLAVAEFGRALVEEFVEGREFTCLVAENPTNPNKPYTFTPVEFIFPEGESFKHYDMKWVDYAKMSVAVVKNSRIEKTLREQTVRVFKELGGNGYARCDYRMDADGAIHMLEINPNCGIFYPPTEPGSADFSLLNDPTTNHTKFMKLIIRNAQYRQTRVAAERIIKRQQRKRVPVEQMAYT, from the coding sequence ATGTATATCTGCGTATTGACAAGCACGCCGGATGCGGACGATATCCCCTACGATCCGTCGCATTATATGAACGGATATCGTTGGAAGCAGCATCTCGTGGCGCCAGCACAACTTGAAAAACAGATCAAGCAGTTGATGAGCGAGGGGGTGGATGTATTCGTCAATCTATGCGACGGCACGCCGGACGATGCGGTCTCGGGGATCGCCCTGGTCAAGACCCTTGAAAAACTCAACGCAGCATTCACCGGCGCCGATTCGAAATTTTTCGACCCCACGCGCGACGAAATGAAGAATGCCGCCAGACGCGTCTCCGTTCCAACGCCGAGTTGGGCTTTTGCCAACCGCGCTGAAGATGCCGAAAAGATCGCAAAGAAACTGAAATTCCCCATGCTGATCAAACCGCCGCACGGATATGCCAGTGTCGGCATCCGCCGCAACTCGCGCGTCGTTAATGTCGAGGAATTGCGCGAACAATTGAAACTCGCCGTCGCCGAATTCGGGCGCGCATTGGTCGAAGAATTCGTCGAAGGTCGCGAGTTTACCTGTCTCGTGGCGGAGAATCCAACCAACCCGAACAAACCATATACGTTCACGCCGGTCGAATTCATCTTCCCTGAAGGTGAATCCTTCAAGCACTATGACATGAAGTGGGTGGATTATGCGAAGATGTCCGTTGCCGTGGTGAAGAATTCGCGCATCGAAAAGACCCTGCGCGAACAGACCGTGCGCGTCTTCAAGGAACTCGGCGGTAATGGGTATGCCCGCTGTGACTATCGAATGGATGCAGACGGCGCGATCCACATGCTTGAGATCAACCCCAACTGCGGCATCTTCTATCCGCCGACCGAGCCCGGTTCCGCCGATTTCTCGCTGCTGAATGATCCGACCACCAATCACACCAAGTTCATGAAGCTGATCATCCGCAATGCGCAGTACCGCCAGACGCGCGTCGCAGCCGAACGCATCATCAAACGCCAGCAGCGCAAACGTGTGCCGGTCGAGCAGATGGCGTACACATAA
- a CDS encoding response regulator transcription factor, with amino-acid sequence MSIWQFIKNWRTGLQQKNRTYHYVLGNLFPAEQENSAAQEKRKKIEHDFPAVSSPYLPQQDDLQQRWLLLSPREQDVTALTCLRFTNPQIAARLGLSKETVKTYLQKVLNKLGLQSKADLRVVFAGWDFSAWERRKSQR; translated from the coding sequence ATGTCCATCTGGCAATTTATCAAAAATTGGCGGACGGGCTTGCAGCAAAAGAACAGAACCTATCATTATGTTTTGGGTAACCTTTTTCCCGCCGAACAAGAGAATTCAGCCGCCCAAGAAAAACGAAAAAAAATCGAGCACGATTTTCCGGCTGTAAGTTCACCGTATCTCCCACAACAAGACGATCTTCAACAACGCTGGCTCCTGCTTTCCCCAAGGGAACAGGATGTAACCGCATTGACCTGCCTGCGATTCACCAACCCGCAGATCGCCGCGCGCCTGGGGTTGTCGAAGGAAACGGTCAAGACCTACCTGCAAAAAGTACTGAATAAACTCGGACTGCAAAGCAAAGCGGATTTAAGGGTGGTTTTTGCCGGTTGGGATTTCAGCGCATGGGAGCGCAGGAAGTCCCAGCGCTAG
- the galK gene encoding galactokinase, with protein sequence MIPATLVRKFQSDFNAKPGFIVRAPGRVNLIGEHTDYNEGFVLPMAIDRGVWIALKPRRDSTVRIASLELETESAFELTSLTPGSGWIEYPKGIANKLMNAGYILKGFDAVMTGDVPRGAGLSSSAAVELAVARAFACSSGFEWDAVAMAKLAQKAENEWVGVNSGIMDQMASAVCREGHALFLDCRSLEFQHAPLPRGGSVVILDTSTRRGLVGSAYNERRSQCEEAARWFGVKALRDVGMKELGKWGVESGLSEIAFRRARHIVTENARVLEVIEAMKNVNLKRLGELFNASHVSLRDDFEVTNDALNIIVACAREQEGCYGARMTGAGFGGCAVALVAEEKAEAFTKTLSAAYRQRSGLEAAVYVCKASEGAGVVQFEEGGRS encoded by the coding sequence ATGATCCCGGCGACTCTCGTTCGAAAATTCCAGTCTGATTTTAACGCCAAACCGGGTTTTATCGTCCGTGCGCCGGGGCGGGTGAATTTGATCGGCGAACATACCGATTACAACGAAGGCTTCGTCCTGCCGATGGCGATCGACCGCGGGGTGTGGATCGCGCTCAAACCCCGGCGGGATTCAACCGTCCGCATCGCCTCGCTCGAACTTGAAACTGAATCAGCCTTCGAGTTGACTTCTCTCACCCCAGGCAGCGGCTGGATCGAATATCCCAAAGGCATTGCCAATAAGTTGATGAATGCCGGTTATATCTTGAAAGGCTTCGACGCCGTCATGACCGGCGATGTGCCTCGCGGGGCCGGGCTTTCCTCCTCTGCGGCGGTGGAGTTGGCTGTCGCGCGCGCCTTCGCATGTTCCTCCGGCTTTGAATGGGATGCCGTGGCGATGGCGAAACTCGCGCAAAAAGCGGAGAATGAGTGGGTCGGCGTCAACAGCGGCATCATGGACCAAATGGCAAGCGCTGTTTGCAGGGAAGGTCATGCGCTCTTTTTGGATTGCCGTTCGCTGGAATTCCAGCACGCGCCCCTGCCAAGGGGGGGGTCCGTTGTCATTCTCGACACTTCCACGCGGCGCGGATTGGTGGGCTCTGCTTACAACGAAAGGCGCAGTCAATGCGAGGAGGCGGCGCGCTGGTTTGGTGTTAAGGCGTTGCGGGATGTGGGGATGAAGGAGCTTGGAAAGTGGGGAGTGGAAAGTGGATTAAGCGAGATTGCCTTCAGACGCGCAAGGCATATCGTGACTGAAAATGCCCGCGTACTGGAAGTGATTGAAGCGATGAAGAATGTAAATTTAAAGCGATTGGGCGAATTGTTCAACGCCAGCCACGTCAGCCTGCGCGACGATTTCGAAGTGACGAACGACGCCTTGAACATCATCGTTGCCTGCGCGCGGGAACAGGAGGGTTGTTACGGCGCAAGGATGACGGGCGCGGGATTCGGCGGGTGTGCCGTGGCACTCGTTGCAGAAGAAAAAGCCGAGGCTTTTACCAAGACCCTTTCGGCGGCATACAGGCAAAGGTCCGGACTCGAAGCGGCGGTCTACGTCTGCAAGGCAAGCGAAGGGGCGGGAGTCGTCCAATTCGAAGAAGGCGGCAGATCGTAG
- a CDS encoding N-acetyltransferase: MAETQIHIDKLEVTHNPEENRFEIQLEDLLAKLDYMEDKDSIMMMHVGVPVEFRGHGIAGVITRTALEYAKSKSLRVIPMCSYVRAYIKRNPQYAELTKIRNG, from the coding sequence ATGGCTGAAACTCAAATTCATATCGATAAACTCGAAGTCACCCACAATCCGGAAGAAAACCGGTTTGAAATTCAACTCGAGGACCTGCTTGCAAAGCTCGATTATATGGAGGATAAGGACTCCATCATGATGATGCATGTCGGCGTGCCGGTCGAATTCCGTGGACATGGCATCGCCGGGGTTATCACCCGCACGGCGCTCGAATACGCAAAGTCCAAATCTCTGCGCGTGATTCCCATGTGTTCGTATGTCAGGGCGTATATCAAACGGAATCCCCAATACGCCGAGCTGACGAAGATTCGCAATGGCTGA
- the speB gene encoding agmatinase, translating into MAEEGNHGYWGDLHRPDMTPEQADFSVIGIPFDGLASARKGAALAPERLRYWSRHVTPFSEDRTRLKDMTVCDLGDIRITNPETDFVTVRQRVASLPNMPILIGGDHSVTIPVLQGQRERYKDLRLGVLWVDAHPDLCDFFDGSRISHANTMRRALEFGIEPHDVCMVGLRSWEDQEIDLIENSGIHVYTAADIAERGMRKVADSVYNILNDCDAVHISLDIDCLDPSAAPGTGIPEFGGLTSRDVLTLIKSTQDLSLVGLDVVEIAPPLDPSESTVFAGLKIIMEYIAVIARKKQKNG; encoded by the coding sequence ATGGCAGAGGAAGGCAATCACGGCTACTGGGGCGACTTGCACCGCCCGGATATGACACCCGAACAGGCGGATTTTTCTGTGATCGGAATCCCATTTGACGGCCTTGCCAGCGCGAGGAAGGGAGCGGCTCTCGCCCCCGAACGCCTGAGATACTGGTCCAGGCATGTGACTCCCTTTAGCGAAGACCGCACCCGTTTGAAGGATATGACCGTCTGCGATCTGGGCGATATTCGAATCACAAACCCTGAAACAGATTTTGTGACCGTGCGCCAGCGCGTGGCTTCCCTTCCAAACATGCCGATCCTGATCGGCGGCGATCATTCGGTGACCATTCCCGTTTTGCAGGGACAGCGCGAACGATATAAAGATCTGCGCCTCGGCGTGCTATGGGTGGATGCGCACCCGGACCTGTGCGATTTCTTCGACGGCTCGCGTATCTCTCACGCCAACACCATGCGCCGCGCGCTGGAGTTCGGCATCGAGCCGCACGATGTTTGCATGGTGGGACTCCGCTCGTGGGAAGATCAGGAGATCGATCTGATCGAAAACAGTGGCATTCACGTTTACACCGCCGCCGACATTGCCGAACGCGGTATGAGAAAGGTGGCAGACAGCGTCTACAACATACTCAACGACTGCGACGCTGTCCACATCTCGCTCGATATCGATTGTCTCGATCCATCCGCCGCGCCGGGGACGGGTATTCCCGAATTCGGTGGTTTGACCTCACGGGACGTGCTGACTCTCATCAAATCCACCCAGGATTTGTCCCTGGTCGGTCTCGATGTGGTTGAGATCGCCCCGCCGCTCGACCCGTCCGAGTCGACGGTCTTCGCCGGCTTGAAGATCATCATGGAATATATTGCGGTTATCGCAAGGAAAAAGCAGAAAAATGGCTGA
- a CDS encoding c-type cytochrome, whose translation MFTRSRLFIGMALLLSFIIVPAVFAGGWAVVVVDDLPVTAKAGETLTIGFTVLQHGRTPASGLTPTITFTLPKEEQFTVNAEGTDKAGHYSAIVTFPREGEWNWSIDAYTFPQAMPVISVAAPVAAVQPVDAKAIPSPILLRVAALAIGLVGLILLFRTKSRIAMAFTTVCLVVGVATFIPGVAVPKAEAQNDFPVKAADESSISQVELGRRLFIAKGCITCHTNSKAAASGYVTIDMGAPDLTEFSASPEVLRLRLKDPSSVKSDTEMPNLDLSEAEIEALIAFINSK comes from the coding sequence ATGTTTACCCGTAGTCGTCTTTTCATTGGGATGGCGCTGTTGCTGTCCTTTATCATCGTTCCCGCAGTCTTTGCAGGCGGATGGGCGGTTGTTGTAGTGGATGATCTGCCGGTCACTGCCAAAGCGGGGGAAACGCTGACGATCGGATTCACCGTTCTGCAACATGGAAGAACGCCTGCATCCGGCTTGACTCCCACCATCACATTTACGCTGCCAAAGGAGGAACAATTCACTGTTAATGCCGAAGGAACCGACAAAGCGGGGCACTACTCCGCAATAGTGACATTTCCGAGGGAAGGCGAATGGAACTGGTCCATCGATGCATATACCTTTCCCCAGGCGATGCCGGTGATCTCAGTCGCTGCCCCGGTGGCGGCTGTTCAACCTGTGGACGCGAAAGCCATTCCCAGTCCGATCCTTTTACGTGTTGCCGCCTTAGCCATTGGACTTGTCGGCTTGATCCTCCTGTTTCGAACGAAAAGTCGAATCGCGATGGCTTTCACAACAGTCTGCCTGGTGGTTGGAGTCGCCACCTTCATACCAGGAGTCGCTGTCCCCAAGGCTGAGGCGCAGAATGATTTTCCCGTCAAAGCCGCAGATGAATCATCCATCTCACAAGTGGAGTTGGGTCGGCGGTTATTCATCGCCAAGGGCTGCATTACCTGCCATACGAACAGCAAAGCCGCAGCGTCCGGCTATGTGACCATCGATATGGGCGCGCCGGACCTGACGGAATTTTCCGCCAGTCCCGAAGTTTTGCGATTGAGGTTGAAAGACCCATCCTCGGTCAAGTCGGATACGGAAATGCCGAATTTGGATTTATCCGAAGCGGAGATCGAGGCATTGATCGCATTCATCAACTCGAAATAA
- a CDS encoding RNA polymerase sigma factor produces the protein MTKDHLSGEARLDEITLIRQAVNGDAASWEPLMLSHQQAVFRFAYLLLGDPDEAEDIAQETFLRAWNHLNRFDSSRPLRPWLLSIASNLASNRRRSAGRYLAALTRAFRDEPGEAEVEERSAERIESDSLWQAVKNLDSADQQIIYLRYFLELPVEETAQVLSVAEGTVKSRLSRALEKLRKVIQQDFPLLVEGRNA, from the coding sequence ATGACAAAGGACCATCTCTCCGGAGAGGCGCGCTTGGATGAAATTACCTTAATCCGTCAAGCCGTAAACGGCGACGCGGCATCCTGGGAACCGCTGATGCTTTCGCACCAGCAGGCGGTCTTCCGGTTTGCCTATCTGCTCCTGGGCGATCCCGACGAAGCGGAAGACATCGCCCAGGAAACCTTTTTGCGCGCCTGGAATCATCTCAACCGGTTCGATTCATCGCGCCCGCTCCGTCCCTGGCTCTTGAGCATCGCCTCGAACCTTGCGAGCAACAGGCGTCGTTCCGCGGGCAGGTATCTCGCTGCGCTCACGCGCGCCTTCCGAGACGAACCCGGCGAAGCGGAGGTCGAAGAAAGAAGCGCGGAACGCATCGAATCCGACTCGCTCTGGCAGGCTGTGAAAAATCTCGATTCCGCCGACCAGCAGATCATCTATTTGCGCTATTTCCTTGAACTTCCCGTCGAAGAGACGGCGCAGGTTTTGAGTGTGGCGGAGGGTACGGTCAAATCGCGCCTGAGCCGCGCGCTCGAAAAACTTCGCAAGGTCATCCAGCAGGACTTTCCCCTTCTCGTCGAAGGACGCAACGCATGA